A single Silvibacterium dinghuense DNA region contains:
- the gltB gene encoding glutamate synthase large subunit, with the protein MGCINNSDFASAFERPQSSSTFPSISAPAVSQPAATLIDPRFERESCGVGFVATLTNIPSHDILEKALTALARLEHRGAIAADGKSGDGIGISTGIPRELLLASVGKTLADERPLAVGVIFFPQQDEASLLAAQAAFEASLATQDLQLIAWREVPIRREVLGEIALSTLPIIRHALITDATDAEFKVRAFARRLYLSRKHFERVENALIAANPQHQLPYVCSFSTSNMVYKAMCIGRLLADFYPDLTNPEFTTPYALFHQRYATNVAPSWDRAQPLRMMAHNGEINTVWGNRARMRARAASFAAEFGDALEPLYTPEGSDSTSLDETVEMLSRNGRTVAEALRMLIPPAALEKPSAFFSYAADSAEPWDGPAAIAFSDGPLVGAILDRNGLRPCRFFVTQDQLVVLGSEAGLVDLDPETIVHSGRLGPGQMLVVDLKDKKLYEDEELQTVFDGAAPEYESLLEDHTLEDHIPDPPIEMAELTRLHMSFGYSREDVNMILKPMATDGKDAIWSMGDDTPIAPLARAPRPVYAYFRQRFAQVTNPPIDSLREARVVQLHTRLGPWPHMLDKHAPLPGLSLRSPILSLAQMHDLRAREHALANNLPLALLECVLPAGQSLQATLDELCTKAIELVRGGAAILLLTDRVVERSGERVGPTIPMALALGAVHQALITSGDRARAGLAVEAGDCRDLHHAAVLLGMGAGAVCPWLALETARNLNPEKGESNTLHAFDAGLAKIMSKMGISVVDSYRSAHLFDSLGLSREVVDRCFTGVAAPLGGIGFAELEAQIRQAWQQSQPANPAESGDGGAPVPTLTATKDLPDYGWVRFRKAEVAEPHSWQPTTVKALQTVVGSARGVAAVAEPAVAWQAFSTQAVDPQPANLRDLLEIRPAGAPLPLEQIEAPTSMYKRFIASAMSLGSLSPEAHQTVTAAMNMIGAKSNTGEGGEDPAVYQPNVDLDLLGKPTPSYLLNNKVKQVASGRFGVTTEYLMHAEEIEIKVAQGAKPGEGGQLPGHKVTELIARLRHAQPGVTLISPPPHHDIYSIEDLAQLIYDLKRVNPRATVGVKLVSECGVGTVAAGVAKAWADYIVIAGHNGGTGASPLSSIKYTGNPWEIGLAEAQQVLLDTGMRHRVRLRCDGGLRTARDILIAALLGADEFAFGTAVLVALGCDMARQCHLNTCPTGIATQRPELRAKFRGRPEHLVRMFEELARDLQALLAQYGLPSIASAIGRTDLLEQVRHDGNLDLAPMLAAPVREHSRWGGEANTQKTAHPPIDEAWTAPALAAWKAGEHYIYDALVSNEDRTLGARLSGELALEHTAGHLTPGRVTFNLAGVAGQSFGAFAVPGVELVLKGTANDFVAKGLSGGEVILKGAGRAALQSELHVILGNVALYGATSGALFAAGRAGERFAVRNSGALAIVEGVGDHGCEYMTGGLAVILGDTGYNFGAGMTGGLAWVFDETGNFLSRNKYHADFLIAETWDGLDEEARQSIRGLVELHLGKTSSTRAAWLLGNWEELAKRFIRLSPKPQA; encoded by the coding sequence ATGGGCTGCATAAATAATTCTGATTTTGCCTCGGCATTCGAGCGCCCACAGAGCTCGTCTACCTTCCCGTCTATCTCCGCTCCTGCCGTTTCCCAGCCGGCTGCCACGCTGATAGACCCGCGCTTTGAGCGTGAGTCCTGCGGCGTCGGGTTTGTCGCGACCCTGACCAATATTCCGTCGCACGACATTCTGGAGAAAGCACTTACAGCGCTAGCCCGCCTCGAGCACCGTGGCGCCATCGCCGCCGACGGCAAATCCGGTGACGGTATCGGTATTTCCACCGGCATTCCGCGCGAGCTGCTGCTCGCCTCCGTCGGTAAGACGCTTGCAGACGAGCGTCCCCTGGCTGTGGGGGTAATTTTCTTCCCTCAGCAGGACGAGGCCTCGCTTCTCGCGGCGCAGGCCGCCTTCGAGGCTTCGCTCGCCACGCAGGATCTGCAGCTGATCGCCTGGCGTGAGGTGCCCATCCGCCGTGAAGTCCTCGGCGAAATTGCCCTTTCGACGCTGCCCATCATCCGGCACGCACTCATCACCGATGCGACGGATGCAGAGTTCAAGGTTCGCGCCTTCGCGCGCCGCCTCTATCTCAGCCGCAAGCACTTCGAGCGTGTCGAGAATGCCCTGATCGCGGCCAATCCGCAGCATCAGCTCCCCTACGTCTGTTCGTTCTCGACCTCGAACATGGTTTACAAGGCCATGTGCATCGGCCGCCTGCTTGCCGATTTCTATCCCGATCTCACCAACCCCGAGTTCACCACGCCGTATGCGCTCTTCCATCAGCGCTATGCGACGAACGTCGCTCCCTCATGGGATCGCGCGCAGCCGCTGCGCATGATGGCGCACAACGGTGAGATCAATACTGTATGGGGCAACCGTGCTCGCATGCGTGCCCGTGCGGCCAGCTTCGCCGCGGAGTTCGGCGACGCGCTCGAGCCGCTCTATACGCCCGAAGGCTCCGACTCGACGTCGCTCGACGAAACGGTGGAGATGCTCTCCCGCAACGGCCGCACCGTCGCCGAAGCGCTGCGCATGCTCATCCCGCCCGCCGCGCTCGAGAAGCCGTCGGCGTTCTTCTCCTATGCGGCGGACAGCGCCGAGCCCTGGGATGGTCCTGCTGCGATCGCCTTCTCCGATGGCCCGCTGGTAGGCGCTATTCTCGACCGCAATGGCCTTCGTCCTTGTCGATTCTTCGTGACGCAGGATCAGCTTGTTGTCCTCGGCTCCGAGGCCGGTCTCGTCGATCTCGACCCGGAAACCATCGTGCACAGCGGCCGTCTCGGCCCCGGCCAGATGCTGGTCGTCGACCTCAAGGATAAGAAGCTCTACGAAGACGAAGAGCTGCAGACCGTCTTTGACGGTGCTGCTCCTGAGTACGAGAGCCTCCTCGAGGATCACACTCTCGAAGATCACATTCCCGATCCGCCTATCGAAATGGCTGAGCTCACCCGTCTGCACATGAGCTTCGGCTACTCGCGCGAAGACGTGAACATGATTCTCAAGCCCATGGCCACGGACGGCAAGGATGCTATCTGGTCGATGGGTGACGACACGCCGATTGCGCCGCTTGCCCGTGCGCCGCGGCCCGTCTACGCCTATTTCCGCCAGCGTTTTGCGCAGGTCACCAATCCGCCGATCGATTCGCTTCGCGAGGCACGTGTCGTTCAGCTGCACACCCGGCTTGGACCCTGGCCGCACATGCTCGACAAGCATGCGCCGCTGCCTGGCCTCTCGCTGCGCTCGCCGATTCTCTCGCTGGCGCAGATGCACGATCTCCGCGCCCGCGAGCATGCGCTGGCGAACAACCTGCCGCTCGCGCTGCTCGAGTGCGTCCTGCCGGCGGGGCAGTCGCTCCAGGCGACGTTGGATGAGCTCTGCACCAAGGCCATCGAACTGGTGCGCGGCGGAGCCGCCATCCTGCTGCTCACCGATCGCGTAGTCGAGCGTTCTGGAGAGCGCGTCGGGCCGACCATCCCTATGGCTTTGGCTCTCGGTGCCGTTCATCAGGCTCTGATTACCTCGGGTGATCGTGCCCGTGCCGGTCTCGCTGTCGAAGCCGGCGACTGCCGCGATCTGCACCACGCCGCCGTCCTGCTTGGCATGGGCGCTGGTGCTGTCTGCCCATGGCTTGCACTTGAGACTGCGCGCAACCTGAATCCGGAGAAGGGGGAAAGCAACACGCTGCACGCCTTCGACGCCGGACTGGCCAAGATCATGTCCAAGATGGGCATTTCGGTGGTCGACAGCTACCGCAGCGCGCATCTCTTCGACTCCCTCGGCCTCTCGCGGGAAGTGGTGGATCGTTGCTTTACCGGCGTAGCCGCTCCGCTCGGCGGCATCGGCTTCGCAGAGCTCGAGGCGCAGATCCGCCAGGCCTGGCAGCAGAGCCAGCCTGCGAATCCCGCTGAGTCCGGTGATGGCGGTGCGCCCGTGCCCACCCTGACCGCCACCAAGGATCTCCCCGATTACGGCTGGGTTCGCTTCCGCAAGGCGGAGGTCGCTGAGCCGCATAGCTGGCAGCCGACTACCGTCAAGGCGCTGCAGACCGTCGTGGGCAGTGCTCGCGGTGTCGCCGCCGTGGCCGAGCCGGCCGTGGCCTGGCAGGCCTTCTCGACGCAGGCCGTCGATCCCCAGCCTGCTAATCTGCGCGATCTCCTCGAGATTCGCCCTGCCGGCGCGCCGCTGCCGCTCGAGCAGATCGAAGCGCCGACGTCGATGTACAAGCGCTTCATCGCTTCGGCCATGTCGCTCGGTTCTCTGAGCCCCGAGGCGCATCAGACCGTGACCGCGGCGATGAACATGATCGGTGCCAAGTCGAATACCGGCGAAGGTGGCGAAGATCCTGCCGTCTACCAGCCGAATGTCGATCTCGACCTGCTCGGCAAGCCGACCCCGTCTTACCTGCTGAATAACAAGGTCAAGCAGGTGGCCTCGGGCCGCTTCGGTGTCACCACCGAGTACCTGATGCATGCCGAAGAGATCGAGATCAAGGTCGCCCAGGGTGCCAAGCCCGGCGAAGGCGGACAGCTTCCCGGCCACAAGGTCACCGAGCTGATCGCCCGCCTGCGCCATGCGCAGCCCGGCGTCACTCTGATTTCCCCGCCGCCACACCACGACATCTACTCGATCGAAGATCTCGCCCAACTCATCTATGACCTGAAGCGTGTGAACCCGCGCGCCACGGTCGGCGTCAAGCTGGTCTCCGAGTGCGGAGTTGGCACCGTGGCTGCGGGTGTGGCCAAGGCCTGGGCTGACTACATCGTCATCGCCGGCCACAATGGCGGCACCGGAGCCTCGCCGCTTTCGAGCATCAAATACACCGGTAACCCGTGGGAGATCGGTCTTGCCGAAGCTCAGCAGGTTCTGCTCGATACCGGCATGCGGCATCGTGTCCGCCTGCGCTGCGACGGCGGACTGCGTACTGCCCGCGATATCCTCATCGCCGCTCTCCTTGGCGCCGACGAGTTTGCCTTCGGTACGGCCGTGCTCGTCGCCCTTGGTTGCGACATGGCTCGCCAGTGCCACCTCAACACCTGTCCCACGGGCATTGCAACTCAGCGCCCCGAACTCCGCGCCAAGTTCCGCGGACGTCCGGAGCACCTGGTCCGCATGTTCGAGGAGCTGGCCCGAGACCTGCAGGCGCTGCTCGCCCAGTATGGCCTGCCTTCGATCGCGTCCGCCATCGGCCGCACCGACCTGCTGGAGCAGGTGCGCCACGACGGCAATCTCGATCTGGCGCCCATGCTGGCGGCTCCGGTCAGGGAGCACTCGCGCTGGGGTGGGGAAGCGAACACCCAGAAGACCGCGCATCCTCCCATCGACGAGGCCTGGACTGCTCCGGCGCTCGCGGCATGGAAGGCCGGCGAGCACTATATCTATGACGCCCTGGTCTCCAATGAAGATCGCACCCTCGGCGCCCGTCTCTCCGGTGAGCTTGCGCTCGAGCACACCGCCGGGCACCTCACGCCGGGCCGCGTCACCTTTAATCTGGCCGGTGTCGCCGGGCAATCCTTCGGAGCCTTCGCTGTTCCTGGCGTCGAGCTGGTACTGAAGGGCACAGCCAATGATTTCGTGGCCAAGGGGCTCTCCGGTGGCGAGGTCATTCTCAAGGGAGCCGGCCGTGCCGCGCTTCAGTCCGAGCTGCATGTCATCCTCGGCAACGTCGCCCTCTACGGTGCTACCAGCGGCGCGCTCTTTGCCGCAGGCCGTGCCGGTGAGCGCTTCGCCGTCCGTAACTCGGGCGCGCTGGCCATCGTCGAAGGCGTCGGCGATCACGGTTGCGAGTACATGACCGGCGGTCTGGCGGTCATCCTCGGCGACACCGGCTACAACTTCGGTGCGGGCATGACCGGTGGCCTGGCCTGGGTCTTCGATGAGACAGGGAACTTCCTCAGCCGCAACAAGTACCATGCTGATTTCCTCATCGCCGAGACCTGGGATGGGCTCGATGAAGAGGCACGGCAGAGTATCCGTGGCCTGGTCGAGCTCCATCTGGGCAAAACTTCCAGCACTCGTGCAGCCTGGCTGCTCGGCAACTGGGAGGAGCTGGCGAAGCGTTTCATCCGCCTCAGCCCGAAGCCGCAGGCATAA
- the argB gene encoding acetylglutamate kinase yields the protein MKFVVKLGGVALENLELRQACAQAIADMVKDGHQVALVHGGGVQLTRTLKQLGKQSEFIAGLRVTDAETRDAAVMVLSGQVNKALVAALGSHGQAAVGLSGGDGLIFRARKKRTAPDLGYVGEIASSDPRWLEAIWQMGAVPVLSSIALGFDGEYYNVNADEMAAAAATACKADALVFLTDVPGVRGADGEVMRWLSVSQIAALTRDAVISGGMLPKLGACREALLQGVKRVRILPAEAAAVLPDLCNTRVTQGTEVLVA from the coding sequence ATGAAATTCGTAGTGAAGCTGGGCGGAGTGGCACTGGAAAATCTGGAACTGCGGCAGGCTTGCGCGCAGGCGATTGCCGACATGGTGAAGGACGGTCATCAGGTGGCGCTGGTGCATGGCGGCGGCGTACAGCTGACGCGCACGCTGAAGCAGCTGGGCAAGCAGAGCGAGTTCATCGCCGGCCTGCGCGTGACCGATGCCGAGACCCGCGATGCGGCGGTGATGGTACTGAGCGGCCAGGTGAACAAGGCGCTGGTGGCGGCGCTGGGCTCGCATGGGCAGGCAGCGGTGGGGCTCTCCGGCGGCGACGGGCTCATCTTCCGCGCGCGTAAGAAGCGGACGGCGCCGGACCTTGGATATGTAGGCGAGATTGCCTCGTCCGATCCGCGCTGGCTGGAGGCGATCTGGCAGATGGGCGCGGTGCCAGTGCTCTCGAGCATTGCGCTGGGCTTTGACGGCGAATACTACAACGTGAACGCGGACGAGATGGCTGCGGCCGCGGCGACCGCATGCAAGGCCGATGCGCTGGTGTTTCTGACTGACGTACCGGGCGTGCGTGGCGCCGACGGCGAAGTGATGCGCTGGCTCAGCGTGAGCCAGATCGCCGCACTGACGCGCGATGCAGTCATCAGCGGCGGCATGCTGCCAAAGCTCGGCGCCTGCCGCGAGGCTCTGCTGCAGGGCGTGAAACGCGTGCGCATTCTTCCCGCGGAAGCAGCGGCGGTGCTGCCCGATCTTTGCAATACGCGTGTAACGCAGGGGACGGAAGTGCTCGTGGCCTAA
- the argC gene encoding N-acetyl-gamma-glutamyl-phosphate reductase, with protein MNAVKSVTNKRNEGDSVQTAVLGVSGYSGAELARLLLHHPRLKNTPPVFLGRPVAEGAAAKEELLTALHPQLRDGNGSAGLKIEPFSWELLKERGVKVLFLATPHEQSRAYAPLALEHGIKVIDLSGAWRLEAAENRAVYKFEDDGTEVAKATQAKAVYGSPELHREEIRNAELVANPGCYATSVILALKPLTEAGWADTERGIVCDAKSGVSGAGKAPTAKTHFMYAADNLSAYGVFGHRHTGELLEQLALNSDEIVFQPHLLPIPRGILSTIYVSLKETKTAAEIADLYTKFYAGSPMVRLFGAGNLPQIQYVVRTNYCDIGFELDKSGRRLILVSCLDNLLKGASGQAVQNLNLICGWGESEGLE; from the coding sequence ATGAACGCTGTAAAGAGCGTCACCAACAAAAGAAACGAGGGAGATTCGGTGCAGACTGCAGTACTTGGAGTGAGCGGATATTCGGGTGCGGAGCTGGCGCGGCTGCTGCTGCACCATCCACGGCTGAAGAACACCCCTCCTGTATTCCTGGGACGTCCGGTCGCGGAAGGCGCAGCCGCAAAGGAAGAGCTGCTGACGGCGCTGCATCCGCAGCTTCGCGACGGCAATGGGTCGGCTGGCCTGAAGATCGAGCCTTTCTCCTGGGAGCTGCTGAAGGAACGCGGCGTGAAGGTGCTGTTCCTGGCGACGCCGCATGAGCAGTCGCGCGCCTATGCGCCGCTGGCGCTCGAGCACGGGATCAAGGTCATCGACCTGAGCGGGGCGTGGCGGCTGGAGGCTGCCGAGAATCGCGCGGTCTACAAGTTCGAAGATGACGGCACCGAAGTCGCCAAGGCGACACAGGCGAAAGCCGTGTATGGCAGCCCTGAGCTGCATCGCGAAGAGATTCGCAATGCGGAGCTGGTGGCGAATCCGGGCTGCTATGCAACGTCGGTGATCCTGGCGCTGAAGCCGCTGACCGAAGCGGGATGGGCAGATACGGAGCGCGGCATTGTGTGTGATGCGAAGTCGGGTGTCTCGGGCGCGGGCAAGGCGCCAACGGCGAAGACCCACTTTATGTATGCGGCCGATAATCTCTCCGCCTATGGCGTCTTCGGACATCGGCACACGGGCGAACTGCTGGAGCAGCTTGCTCTCAACAGCGACGAGATTGTCTTCCAGCCGCACTTGCTGCCGATTCCGCGCGGGATTCTGTCGACGATTTATGTCTCGCTGAAGGAAACGAAGACGGCGGCGGAGATCGCCGATCTGTACACGAAGTTTTATGCCGGCAGCCCGATGGTACGGCTCTTCGGCGCGGGGAATCTGCCACAGATCCAGTACGTGGTGAGAACGAATTACTGCGATATCGGCTTTGAGCTGGATAAGAGTGGGCGACGGCTGATTCTCGTCTCCTGCCTGGACAACCTGCTCAAAGGTGCATCCGGACAGGCGGTGCAGAATCTGAACCTTATATGCGGCTGGGGCGAGTCCGAAGGGTTGGAGTAA
- a CDS encoding aspartate aminotransferase family protein: MTLEEIQAAEAKLLLSTYERNPIHFVSGEGVYLVDEKGNRYLDLLSGIGVNALGYGHTTIEKAILEQSRKLIHTSNLFFHEGQAELALRLTQASGLDRAFFSNSGTEAMEAALKLARAHAGLLRSEGRTIGTKFLALEHSFHGRTMGAVATTHKAKYREPFAPVMGDVEFVAFNSVSDLNEKFSTDVCAIVLEVIQGEGGIRMVSREFFEVARALTQSTGALLIVDEIQAGFGRTGKWFAYQNYDVLPDVTTVAKPLAGGLPLGAMLCTEEAARAIHPGMHGTTFGGGPLACAVAIAVFDEMEKTRLLEHVTEVGTYFTRRLHELQAKHPAIVEVRGKGLMLAAELDSAELAKDVLNAMLERRILINRTSETVLRFLPPYILKREHVDAAADALDEILTERAPQTAGAANEGGTNIG; this comes from the coding sequence ATGACATTAGAGGAAATCCAGGCAGCGGAAGCGAAGCTACTGCTTTCGACCTACGAACGGAACCCGATTCATTTTGTATCGGGTGAGGGCGTGTATCTTGTCGATGAAAAGGGCAATCGCTACCTGGACCTGCTGAGCGGGATCGGCGTAAATGCTCTGGGCTATGGCCATACGACGATAGAGAAGGCCATCCTCGAGCAGAGCCGCAAACTGATTCACACCTCGAACCTGTTCTTCCATGAAGGACAGGCGGAGCTGGCGCTGCGACTGACCCAGGCGAGCGGCCTGGATCGCGCCTTTTTCTCGAACAGTGGCACCGAGGCCATGGAAGCCGCGCTGAAGCTGGCCCGCGCACATGCCGGGCTCCTGCGCAGCGAGGGACGGACGATCGGCACGAAGTTCCTGGCACTCGAGCACAGCTTCCACGGACGCACGATGGGCGCGGTGGCGACAACGCATAAGGCGAAGTACCGCGAGCCATTCGCTCCGGTCATGGGCGACGTCGAGTTTGTAGCGTTCAACAGCGTCTCCGACCTGAACGAGAAGTTTTCGACCGATGTCTGCGCAATTGTGCTCGAGGTGATCCAGGGCGAAGGCGGTATCCGGATGGTCTCGCGCGAGTTCTTTGAAGTGGCGCGTGCGCTGACGCAGTCGACCGGCGCGCTGCTGATCGTGGACGAGATCCAGGCTGGTTTTGGCCGCACCGGCAAGTGGTTTGCGTACCAGAATTACGACGTTCTGCCGGACGTGACGACAGTGGCAAAGCCGCTGGCGGGCGGTCTGCCACTGGGCGCGATGCTGTGCACGGAAGAAGCGGCGCGGGCGATCCATCCCGGCATGCACGGAACGACTTTCGGTGGCGGTCCGCTGGCCTGCGCGGTAGCCATTGCGGTTTTCGACGAGATGGAAAAGACGCGGCTGCTCGAACATGTAACCGAAGTCGGCACATATTTTACCCGCAGGCTGCATGAGCTCCAGGCAAAGCATCCGGCCATCGTCGAGGTTCGCGGCAAGGGACTGATGCTGGCCGCTGAGCTGGACTCCGCGGAGCTCGCGAAGGATGTGCTGAACGCGATGCTGGAACGCAGGATCTTGATCAACCGCACCAGCGAGACGGTATTGCGCTTCCTGCCGCCATACATCCTCAAGCGCGAGCATGTGGATGCGGCCGCAGATGCGCTAGACGAAATTCTGACAGAGCGTGCTCCGCAGACCGCGGGCGCCGCAAACGAGGGAGGAACCAACATTGGCTAG
- the argH gene encoding argininosuccinate lyase produces the protein MWSGRFREPLNATFDHWQRSFRFDQALLADECAASKAHAHALAAAGILTAAEFATITTGLNELVTKYGEESAAQKIDFDAEDIHHFVELKLVEAIGDLGLKLHTGRSRNEQIATDLRLFVRRQISVILADLAAWAGALVEQAEKAGDAVMPSYTHLQRAEPVLVAHWLLAYVEMILRDATRLEDCARRLNYCPLGSGPIAGATLALDRTIASRELGFTAPTANSMDATSDRDFVLEFLQALTMIGLHASRFSEEITLFATAEFGFVELPEAFSTGSSAMPQKKNPDLTELIRAKVGRLNGAAQTVTLLVKGLPLAYNKDMQETQEPVFEASRTAHMLTSLLGAFTAALTFRTDRMKIACEIGYLNAMAAATYLVYKGVPFRKAHEKIGNAVRYGLDHGKELGELTLEELKQFGPEFEADFFEAASLEATLDCHDVIGGTARARVKAALKDAAARVEALAASGAAKEEELSHAGA, from the coding sequence ATGTGGTCGGGGCGTTTTCGCGAGCCCCTGAATGCAACGTTCGATCATTGGCAGCGCTCGTTCCGCTTCGATCAGGCGCTGCTGGCCGATGAGTGCGCGGCGAGCAAGGCTCACGCGCATGCGCTGGCGGCTGCCGGCATCCTGACCGCGGCGGAGTTTGCCACGATCACGACCGGGCTCAACGAGCTGGTGACAAAGTACGGAGAAGAATCCGCGGCGCAGAAGATCGATTTCGACGCCGAGGATATTCATCACTTCGTCGAGTTGAAGCTGGTGGAAGCGATCGGCGACCTGGGCCTGAAGCTGCACACCGGGCGCAGCCGCAACGAGCAGATCGCAACCGACCTGCGGCTCTTTGTGCGGCGGCAGATCAGCGTGATTCTTGCCGATCTCGCGGCCTGGGCGGGTGCGCTGGTAGAGCAGGCCGAAAAGGCCGGCGACGCGGTGATGCCCTCCTACACGCACCTGCAGCGCGCAGAGCCTGTGTTGGTGGCGCACTGGCTGCTCGCATACGTGGAGATGATCCTGCGCGATGCAACGCGCCTCGAAGATTGTGCACGACGCTTGAACTACTGCCCGCTCGGGTCGGGTCCGATTGCGGGCGCGACGCTGGCGCTCGACCGCACCATCGCTTCGCGCGAACTGGGCTTCACGGCTCCGACGGCGAACAGCATGGATGCAACGAGCGATCGCGACTTTGTGCTGGAGTTTCTGCAGGCTCTGACCATGATTGGTCTGCATGCGAGCCGCTTCAGCGAAGAGATCACGCTGTTTGCCACGGCGGAGTTCGGCTTTGTCGAGCTACCTGAGGCTTTCTCGACCGGATCGAGCGCGATGCCGCAGAAGAAGAACCCCGACCTGACGGAGCTGATCCGCGCCAAGGTGGGACGGCTGAACGGCGCGGCGCAGACGGTAACGCTGCTGGTGAAGGGCCTGCCGCTGGCCTACAACAAAGACATGCAGGAGACGCAGGAGCCGGTCTTCGAAGCTTCGCGCACGGCGCACATGCTCACTTCCCTGCTGGGTGCATTCACCGCGGCGCTGACGTTCCGCACCGATCGGATGAAGATCGCATGCGAGATCGGCTACCTGAATGCGATGGCTGCGGCGACGTACCTGGTCTACAAGGGCGTTCCTTTCCGCAAGGCACACGAGAAGATCGGCAATGCGGTGCGGTATGGTCTCGATCATGGCAAGGAGCTGGGCGAGCTGACGCTCGAGGAGCTGAAGCAGTTTGGACCTGAGTTCGAGGCAGACTTCTTCGAAGCAGCTTCGCTCGAGGCCACGCTCGACTGCCATGACGTGATCGGCGGCACGGCGCGGGCACGCGTGAAGGCTGCGCTCAAGGATGCAGCGGCGCGCGTAGAAGCATTGGCGGCAAGCGGTGCGGCGAAGGAGGAGGAGCTGAGCCATGCGGGTGCGTAA
- a CDS encoding arginine repressor, whose amino-acid sequence MAVTKVDRHNAIRELVAQMAISNQDELRRKLVRRGFDVTQATVSRDIHELRLYKGPNGYALPNGNGVALAEDEEDDGGLTVEEVLSTFGLKVKQAMNQLVVITTHGGAQPVAAAIDHEDWDEVLGTIAGDDTILIICEDERRAAGLRVQLAEMIG is encoded by the coding sequence ATGGCAGTGACCAAGGTCGATCGGCACAACGCGATTCGGGAGCTGGTGGCGCAGATGGCCATCTCCAACCAGGACGAGCTGCGCCGCAAGCTGGTGCGGAGAGGTTTCGACGTCACGCAGGCGACCGTGTCACGCGACATTCACGAACTGCGACTATACAAAGGACCGAATGGCTATGCCCTGCCGAATGGCAACGGCGTGGCGCTGGCGGAAGACGAAGAAGACGACGGCGGGCTGACGGTCGAAGAGGTGCTTTCGACCTTTGGACTGAAGGTAAAGCAGGCGATGAACCAGCTGGTGGTGATTACGACCCATGGCGGGGCGCAGCCGGTAGCAGCGGCGATCGACCATGAAGACTGGGACGAGGTGCTGGGCACAATCGCCGGTGACGACACCATCCTGATCATCTGCGAAGACGAACGACGAGCCGCGGGGCTGCGGGTACAGCTTGCAGAGATGATCGGCTAG
- the argF gene encoding ornithine carbamoyltransferase — MASNALDLKEAVAGSVPSPVESLAGRDLCSIADFSTIEVEAVLKLAHDVKARPMDYRWALDAKQMVMFFEKASLRTRLTFETAINTLGGSAIFVDQTQSPLGERESLADMSRNLERWVSLIVLRTYAHETITEMASYAACPVINALSDLEHPCQALADFLTLEQKFGTAKGLRFSYVGDGNNVCHSLMLTAAQLGAHCVVGSPKNYAPKADIVAQARAIANATGGSIELVSDPVAAVTGADAVYTDVCTSMGMEHEVTKRAPIFKPYQVNEALMAHAAPHAVFMHCLPAHRNAEVTDAVLDGPQSVVFDQAENRMHAQKALMLLLLGGAQNVRKEATK, encoded by the coding sequence TTGGCTAGCAACGCATTGGATTTGAAGGAAGCGGTGGCGGGCTCGGTTCCCTCACCTGTCGAGTCATTGGCTGGACGCGATCTGTGCTCGATCGCGGACTTTTCGACGATAGAAGTGGAGGCGGTTCTGAAGCTGGCGCATGACGTGAAGGCGCGGCCGATGGACTATCGCTGGGCGCTCGACGCCAAGCAGATGGTGATGTTCTTCGAGAAGGCTTCGCTGCGCACGCGGCTCACCTTCGAGACGGCCATCAACACGCTGGGCGGCTCGGCCATCTTCGTCGATCAGACGCAGTCGCCGCTGGGCGAGCGCGAATCGCTGGCCGACATGTCGCGGAACCTGGAGCGCTGGGTATCGCTGATCGTGCTGCGGACCTATGCGCACGAGACCATCACGGAGATGGCCTCCTACGCGGCCTGCCCGGTCATTAACGCGTTAAGCGATCTCGAACACCCTTGCCAGGCGCTGGCGGATTTCCTGACGCTCGAGCAGAAGTTCGGCACGGCGAAGGGCCTGCGCTTCAGCTACGTGGGCGACGGCAACAACGTCTGCCACTCGCTGATGCTGACAGCTGCGCAGCTGGGCGCGCATTGCGTGGTCGGCTCTCCGAAGAACTATGCGCCGAAGGCCGATATCGTGGCGCAGGCGCGGGCGATTGCCAATGCGACCGGCGGCAGCATTGAGCTGGTCAGCGATCCGGTGGCGGCGGTAACAGGCGCCGACGCGGTTTATACCGACGTGTGCACGAGCATGGGCATGGAGCATGAAGTAACCAAGCGCGCACCGATCTTCAAGCCTTACCAGGTGAACGAAGCGCTGATGGCGCATGCCGCGCCGCACGCGGTTTTCATGCACTGCCTGCCCGCGCATCGCAACGCAGAGGTGACGGATGCGGTGCTGGATGGTCCGCAGTCGGTCGTGTTTGACCAGGCGGAGAACCGCATGCACGCGCAGAAGGCGCTGATGCTTCTGCTGCTCGGTGGCGCACAGAATGTTCGGAAAGAGGCGACCAAGTGA